Within the Beduinella massiliensis genome, the region CCCCGAAGCCGAACATGTACCAGTCGCTGCACACCACGGTGGTGGGGCAGAACGGCATGCCGTTTGAGGTGCAGATTCGCACCTGGGAGATGCACCGCGTGGCGGAATTCGGCATCGCCGCGCACTGGCGCTATAAGGAAGGCAAGCAGTCCGGCGACGAGCTGGACAAGAAGCTGTACTGGCTGCGCCAGATTCTGGACTGGCAGAACGAGACGAAGGATTCCAAGGAATTCATCAACAGCCTGAAGGTCGACCTGTTCAGCGACGAGGTCTTCGTCTTTACGCCCAAGGGCGACATCCTCGACCTGCCCAAGGGCGCGACGCCGATCGACTTCGCCTACCGCATCCACAGCGCGGTGGGCAATAAGTGCATCGGCGCAAAGGTGAATGGACGCATTGTGACGCTGGATACGCCGCTGAACACCGGCGACTTCGTGGAAATCATCACCCAGGCGAACGCCAAGGGGCCCAGCATGGACTGGCTGAAGGTGGCGAAGACCTCGCAGGCAAAGGCGAAGATCCGCCAGTTCTTTAAGCGCGAGCTTAAGGAAGAAAACGTCGCCAAGGGCCGCGATATGCTGGAATACGAGGCCAGGCGACAGGCGGTAAACCTGCCCTCGCTGCTCAAAAACGAGTATCTGGAGCCGCTTCTCAAGAAGTACGCATTCTTTGACGTGGACGACATCTACGCCGCCGTGGGCTACGGAGGTCTGGCGGCCAGCCATGTCGTCACGCGCCTCGTGGAGGAACAGCGGCGCCGGGAAAAGCCCGCGCTGCCCGCCGCCCCGCCGGTCGTTTCGCCGGAGGAACAGCGCGCACGCCAGCAGCAGGCGGCCCAGCAGCACGCGGGAGGCAGCGACCATGGCATCTTCGTGCGCGGCGAGCCGGGCATGCTGGTGCGCTTCGCGCGCTGCTGCAGCCCGCTGCCGGGGGATGAAATCGTCGGCTACATCACGCGCGGGCGCGGGGTGACCGTGCACAAGGCGGACTGCATCAATGTGCTCTCGGAGATCGATTCCGACCGGCTGGTGGAGGTGTCCTGGGATGCGGAGGCCAAGACCAGCTACAACGGCAGCGTGCAGATTCTGGCTTACGACCGCGAGGGGCTGCTCGCGGACCTCGTGCTGTTCATCAGCAGTCTCAAGGTGATGATCAGCGCGATATCCGCCAAGACGAACAAGAATCAGACGTGCACGATCAACGTGACGCTGGAGGTCAAGAACCGCCAGGAGCTGGACAAGATTATCAAGCAGCTGAGCAAGCGCTCGGACGTCATCGAGATCTTCCGCGTTTCAATCTGAAGGAAAGGACTTATCCGCAGATGAGACTGGTCGTTCAGCGCGTGAAGGGCGCGCACGTGGAAATAGAGAAAAAGACCGTAGGCAGCGTCGGAGTGGGACTGCTGGTGCTCGTGGGGGTGGAGGAAGGCGACGGGCAGGAGGACGTGGACTACTGCGTAGAGAAGACGGCGCACCTTCGCATCTTTGAGGACGAGGCGGGCAAGATGAACCGATCCGTGATGGACGTGGGCGGCGGGGTGCTCGCGGTTTCGCAGTTTACGCTGCACGGCGACGTGCGCCGCGGCAGGCGGCCCAGCTTTATCAAGGCCGCGCGTCCGGAGACGGCCACCGCGCTTTACGACGCCTA harbors:
- a CDS encoding RelA/SpoT family protein; translated protein: MCSSLEELLGRVRKYHPQADGEALIEKAYSFAEKAHAEQRRKSGEPYFVHPLTVAGILASLMLDAPTIAAGLLHDTVEDCEGVTLDVIEKEFGQEVAVLVDGVTKLGKLEFNSREEQQAESLRKMILAMSKDIRVVLIKLADRLHNMRTLKFQSPEKQRLIAQETLDIYAPLAHRLGVYKIKQELEDLCLRYLDPQGYQNLIQKVGMRRAEREESIRLVIKQLGQKIEELGIRYDIDGRPKHFYSIYKKMVLQNKPFEQIFDLIAIRVLVDTIPDCYAVLGIVHTLWKQVPNRFKDYISTPKPNMYQSLHTTVVGQNGMPFEVQIRTWEMHRVAEFGIAAHWRYKEGKQSGDELDKKLYWLRQILDWQNETKDSKEFINSLKVDLFSDEVFVFTPKGDILDLPKGATPIDFAYRIHSAVGNKCIGAKVNGRIVTLDTPLNTGDFVEIITQANAKGPSMDWLKVAKTSQAKAKIRQFFKRELKEENVAKGRDMLEYEARRQAVNLPSLLKNEYLEPLLKKYAFFDVDDIYAAVGYGGLAASHVVTRLVEEQRRREKPALPAAPPVVSPEEQRARQQQAAQQHAGGSDHGIFVRGEPGMLVRFARCCSPLPGDEIVGYITRGRGVTVHKADCINVLSEIDSDRLVEVSWDAEAKTSYNGSVQILAYDREGLLADLVLFISSLKVMISAISAKTNKNQTCTINVTLEVKNRQELDKIIKQLSKRSDVIEIFRVSI
- the dtd gene encoding D-aminoacyl-tRNA deacylase, whose translation is MRLVVQRVKGAHVEIEKKTVGSVGVGLLVLVGVEEGDGQEDVDYCVEKTAHLRIFEDEAGKMNRSVMDVGGGVLAVSQFTLHGDVRRGRRPSFIKAARPETATALYDAYCEGLRAQGLHVETGVFQADMQVYLCNDGPVTLLVDSRRCF